GAGGAGCATGGAGTTCAATCATATGCAATCCAATACAGTTCCGTAaagcaaatatgtttaaaaactaTGTATTTTTATGaatcggtcactatatcctgacagtagtgcatgagacaggtaatctgaaaagaatcatgtgcctctgtgtcctccggtgctcgtattggcatctgcaagatttcacagaccggaggaaaacaaccaatcagagccgagctggagccttgccgtctctgagcagctgtcaatcactcgcgaactccgaggaaataccaagcaccgcccagcagccggagcaaactttctcattttacagctaaatagtacactacaagatgtttctgaaaacatttgaggagagaaataggcattacagtaacagaatattgattcatatttgatcagcgctgcctagtttgaccgtttgatcagagtttgcgagtggttgacagctgcctccgttgtatgaacagccaataggaacgctctctctctgaaatgaccagtgattggccaaagtctcccgtcatgggctagattttttaaatcctgaaaacagccatgaagaggtgcagaagtctagtttttctctcagagcacttgaattacaatatgctgaaaggttattatggatttttttcccccagtgaTGCCATTAAACGTCCTGAGTAGCTTTTTAACAAACACATTCAGTGTTATCTATAAAAACTAAGGTGGCTTTCTATATAAGTTCctaagtatttaaaaaaagctaaCCTTTTCAACAGGGTGCCCCCATGATTGTTAGgagttaagataagatgaacctttattatccccggagggaaattcaggtgtcaaagcagcaacatcagcaaacagagtgaaacacaggaggtaaaggtatacaaaaattataaaaacaataatagagatataaaagatacagagtgaatagGTGAACACaatgtgtacagtccgtcattaaataaatgtagtatgtgcgataaataaatgtggtctataaaaaaagttattggcAGAGCTGGCATGAATGTAATGTTTACTGGATATGACCATTTCTTTGcctttattttctgcaaaaaaTGTAGAAAGTTTACAATTTTGCTACATCAGCTTTAGCAGCCAGTTATGATTTATCAGACTCAGCAGAAACAAGAGACATTAAAGCTTGTGGATTAGTTATGCTGTGAGGGGTTGTTGCAATATTAGGTTTACAACAGCAGGTGCCAGACTGTACAGGCAGCCTCTCTACCAACATATCACAGCAGATTCATCCCATCTGCTCATTGAGCAACTCTTGACAGAAGAGTTACACTAGATCACAGCGTGTTTACATCAGTCATATGCATCACCCATAATGCATATAGAGTCAAGTAAAAACATCCCTACAATGATATGTTGACGTTACTGCATCCCCAATGCAATGTAATGAAATCATTAAACCTGAATATGTGCACCACAGCAAGTGATCATTCATTGACATGCACACTTGGACACAATACATTAAGTCgtatatttaaattaatttattatactGGTTAATGTAGTTGCACCTCTTgtctgtgcagaaataaaaaaaaatgtggaaagtTACTTTTGCAATTGTGCCACATCAGCTTTAGCAGCCAGTTAAGATTTATCAGACTCAGCAGAAACAAGAGGCATTAAAACTTGTGGATTAGTTATGCTGTGAGGGGTTGTTGCAATATTAGGTTTACAACAGCAGGTGCCAGACTGTACAGGCAGCCTCTCTACCAACACATCACAGCAGATCCATTGAGCATCTCTTGACAGAAGAGTTGCACTGATCACAGCGTGTTTACATCAGTACTTATGCATGTCATGTAAAACATCCTTACAATGATATGTTGACGTTACTGCATCCCCAATGCAATGTAATCATAAACAACCTGAAGATGTGCACCGTGGGGACAGTGATCATTCattaacatacacacacttggacagaatgtataatatatatatatatatatatatatatatatatatatatatatatatatatatatatatattatatatttctgcataaatgtaatttatgcaGAAATCAAAATGCTCAACGATTCGTGGTTTTAAACAATGTGGAAGACATCATCCCCAATGTAATGTAATCATAAACAACCTGAAGATGTGCACCATAGCAAGGCATCATTCATTAACATGCACACTTGGACACATTAAAGTCGTAtatttaaatctatttattataCTGGTTATGTAGTTGCACCTCTTGTCTGCAGAAATCAAAATGCTCATCTATTCGCGGTTAAATGTGTAAGACAGCGTCTGCGCATCATACCGTTTTTCTCGTCTCCATGCAAAGATCAGTGTAATCAGGAtagcctagcctagcttagcttagcttagcttcatGCTAACGCAGCTAcagagctagctagctaatgaTAACAGCCTGGTAGTCGCCGCTGCAGCGACACCTTGGTTAGTGAGCGGtgcaggtaaacacaggtgAGAAACTCCGCGTTTACTCACCTGGAGAGTCCAGACGAGCCTGCTGAGTGTGTCTTTCCTTCgcttagctgctagctgctagctgctccCTCCAAACAACATCCGCAGCCCGGCGGTGTCTGGTCGGAGGCGCTCTTCTTGTTCGAGCTGCTGAGGCTCCGGGAGCTGACAAATGTTCATTAAAATGGGTGAAAATCCTCCCGCGGTTTCTCTATTCGCCCCATAAACCGTGTGGTCTTTATTTGTCTGCTAGAGCTTTAACCTCGAGGAGCAGAAACATGTTGCATGTTGTTATAAGATGCTAGCAGCTAGCTGTCGGCTAGCTTCTGAGCACACTGCCCGCGACCGGGAACATGAATAAAAcaacacgcgcgcacacacacacgcgcacgcacgcacacacccGGAACCGTGTGTGatggttttaatttatttttatactttattttttactttattttattttttgctttatgttttactttattctattttgtaattttattttttacttattttttttactttattttattttttactttattttattttttactttatattttactttattttattttttactttgttttttactttattttattttttactttattttttactttatattttactttattttattttttactttgttttttactttattttattttttactttattttattttttattttattttttactttattttattttttactttatattttactttatttaattttttactttatattttactttgttttttactttattttattttttactttattttttactttattttattttttattttattttttactttattttattttttactttattttattttttactttatattttactttattttattttttactttgttttttactttattttattttttactttattttttactttatattttactttattttattttttactttgttttttactttattttattttttactttattttattttttattttattttttactttattttattttttactttatattttactttgttttttactttattttattttttactttattttttactttattttattttttattttattttttactttattttattttttactttattttattttttactttatattttactttatttaattttttactttgttttttactttattttattttttactttattatttttttttttaattgacacacacacgcacacacggaACCGTGTATGATGGTTTTAATGTAACACTTCAGCAAACATTTTTCAACACATCTATTCCTGTTTTTCTAAAGAGTAAAATGCGTTAGTTTAAACTATCATTAAACAATTATGACATCATTCAGTTTCAGCTGAGCCTGTCAACTCTTTTAAATGCTGTCATaacatatgtatgtatttttgacaAATTTAAGGGAATCTTTAAGGCCGAGCAGTACACAAAAACACCTATATATACAAATTCCTCACTTTACACATATTGTGGCAAACATCTGAAAGGGGAACTGATGCGTTTAGTTAGTAAAATAGGAGTTGCATTTATTGTACCATAGTTTCAAATCCAAGTAGGGAAAAGGGTTAGTGATGATTTATCAGTTTACACAGGAGAAATGCTTTCAATACTGTTAGCAGTGCAGTGGATAGAGGAAGCCAGACCATTGAGAGCAATCATTTACTCAGACTCAAGTTCATCACTAGTTAATTTACAGTACAGTCATTCAGACAGCAGACCAGACAGTTTGATTGAAATACAACAAACATTATACAGAATTCAAATGATGGGGCTTACAGTAATATTCTTTATGGATACCAGCACACACATAGGGGTCAGAGGAAATGAAATGGTAGATAAGATTGCAAAGTAGGCTACAAAAAATAACGACATTGATTTGACAGTTAGCTTcagcaaaacagaaatgaatAGCAATTATTAAACAGAGACTGAGGGAAAGGTGGCAGAAGcaatgggaggaagagaggaaaggacgGTGATTTTACAGAGTTCAAAGGAAAGTGGGAGGGAACAGGAGAGATGAGACAATCATATCAACACTTAGATTTGGACACACTggactaaacagcacactatttAAAATAGGTAAACATGACACAGGTAAATGTAATCATTGTGGACAAGAGGAAACGGTGGAGCATGTCATATTGCATTGTGAGAGATATGAGGAAGAAAGATTTGAGTCAAGGCCTCAAAGAGATTAAAGTACACTTTGATTTAATAGATATTCTACAAAAGAACTCACTAAATGAGTGTTACAGAACATTATTTCAGGATCTTAGACAAATTAATATGATTGGAAaaatatgagtttttttttcttttttttgaatATAGTAATTATTATCCAGACTGATCCACCCTCCAGACCAGCTGGTGGTGGTAATGCACCAAATCAttgtttgccaaccgccaataaaccttaaagaagaagaagaagaagaagaagaggaagaaggggAACTGATGTTGAGGTGAGGCTGTGTTTCACTGGTACATACATTATCAGTACACCAGGTTGTTTACACCGGAAGAGCAGGATTGTGTGGAAGATAACACCACCTGTGTTTGAAGCCGCTGAAAAACACGTTTTGAAGCCCAGCAAACACGTTTATGTTACCTAGAGTTTAACTTTAATATGTATGTTAATTCCTCTCAGACTTTTAGCACATTTACACGCATCGTTATGTGCTGGTAGGGGACAGGATGCTGGTCGGATACAGCAGCTcggaggaggagagtgaggCTGCAGCGGGGACTGATGGAAACAAGAGTTCCTCTCGGAAgtgtgaagaggaagaggatgttAACCGAGGCAGCCCAGCGAGGAAGAAACGCAGCATGGAGGAGCAGGCTCCTAAAGCTCGGTGTGtggtgacttcctgtctgtgtagAGAAAGAGCAGGGCCGGCTCTACACCCTTtggtctctgctcctctgcctgcttgctttCACTCACACAGTACGCGcattctcgctatttcgctccacctcacgtgcatgcgcgcacattacacactgcagaagagttagtttagccctgagaatatctagtgaatgtacggtggacgtttgtgcagaaataactgctgcagctcctccagatcaGCAGAgggttcccgtgtcttgtgaagtgacggggctccgcagcgagaaacgttatcgtctccgaccaaaactccggtgtctccctgcgggcgcagtcgggaggcgataaccaagtcaatgggttttttaaatgggtttttagttagatgcttgaaataaggtctgtggttaacacaagattaagagattttaatgttttgttcacaaacataaaatacatcattaaataccccactcgctaattttgaagcctttctgtgtcttgtggctaaatgagactacaagacgtcatcacgccaactcgtccgTCTTTatagcctcgttgtgtatacttgcgTGTAGTTtctttatagcctaacgttagctttttgcgTCTGGTGATTACAtccacacttcaaaaatcataaaagtggtgttaagttgtgaagattatcttgctgaacaaaacgtgcaagtatcataaacttttagagagtttattttcttcaataatccaaaacccaacggAAAAATCCTACTGGCATTTTATCGAGGGAACCCAGAGCGATGCTAACCTCCTGGTCGGccaacaaaaatatgtcatccctggagaaCTCTATACGGCCCTGAGAAAGAGGATGAGACAGAAAACACCATTTCTCAAATTGTAACGTATGACCAAGAGTAGTTATTGAGCTAATAAATCGTATAATGTTATTCATTTTGTGGTCATGATATATTGAAACTGTTTTTTAAGGTCTCATGGTGCTGTGTTTCCGTTAGGCTGCCCCTTCCTGGTTGCCTGTTGGACATGTTTCCAGATGAAGTGAGCTCAGAGACTGAAGACAACTCTCTTCATGATGGACGTGTTCGCTCCTTCAAACACGAGAGAGGCAACTGGGCCACCTATGTTTATTTCCCGTGTAAGACCAACACACTGTACTGCTCATGATTGATCGATCAATTATCATTTATTGAACCTAATTTGGATTCCTGTGTGCATGTttcccctgctctctctctctctctctctctactctgcaCATCAGACCATCCTGAGGAGGAGTTCGGGGAGTTGTTGGAGGAGCTGCTCTCATTAGCCGGGGCCCACGGTGCGATTTTGACCCCGCAGGAGGAGTTCCACCTCAGCGTGTCTCAGACGGTGGTGCTGAGACACCACTGGATCCAACCCTTCACCCGGAGCCTCAAGGCAGGACTGGTGCTCCGCAAAAGGTTCGCTCAAATACCCATAACAAgaggaaaacatttaaatttgatttgttctttttttctgcttAATACTGCAGGTGTTTGCCATTAAGTTTGcaaagcatatacagtatgtaaagggAGTCATTTGTTGGACAAGTAATTGAATTGCACCAATgatcaaaaaaagtaaaatacttaaaggtacggtgtgtaagatttggtggcatctagtggtgtggttgcacattgcaaccaactgagtacccctccgctcgctccttcctttccaagactgcggtaacgtgagccgccgagtgcaaaaccgtgcctctctcagaggccatccttaccatagtaACACtataggagcaacggaagtcagactgcagctggcggtaccacggttttgcattctgcggctcatgttaccgcagtttcacaagcgtgttggtgGAGAACTACGGGGTTGTGCGGGAGGACTAAAAACCAAACAACAGTATTACAACAAAACAAGGCAAGATAATAAGacaaaaggaaattaaatgatTAAACAATGAAGAGCCCTATATAAGCATTGTATTACTATAGATAAAATAACTCTCTGTAATAACTCTCACGGCAAGGTGAGTAAAACTGCATTTGCAGCAGCATCCTAGAGGATCACGTGCACTGTAAATGGAATAGTGAAAAtagatttgaaaaaatatgttaaagTTACACCCGGAACTGTCTATGGTGGAAATTTCATTCTATCTGTGTTTCTTGTTGCCAGGTTTGCGTGCTCAGCGGGGAGACTGAGGGTCTATTGTAACGCTGAGAAGACGAGGTACAGTCACAGCCTTTaattgtctctctttctcatgattatatacactgtaaatataatttatatatacacagtttCTTTCCTAACGTGTCTGTTTGAATTCCCTGAGCTTCTATTCTTCATGGTTCGACCATGCCGtatgcatatactgtagatatgtgtctctgtctgttgtcCCCTGCAGGACATTTCTGGGGATGGAAGTGTGTACTGGGCATGCTCAGTTGTTGGACCTGGTCCAAGCAGTGGACAGAACAATGACAGAGTTTCACCTGGACACTTTCTATCAGGTGACTGATCGACAcattttaacacacacatagattATATTATTGTAGCTAGACCTTTTTGTGTTGTTGAGGTGTTGATACCTGGGTAGATAGGGTGAATCTGCAGGATCCAAATGTGTTTGTGGGATGCTCTTTTATGTCTTAGCaactatttaattttaattttgattCAAGCTAAGTAAAGTATTATTGTGAATCAATGCTTTGTCTGAAAACTATGAACAAATCGTCCAAAAGAATCTGAAGTAGTACACACCTCCGTGTCTTACCTCTATAATGTTCCCTCTGGTGTGTTTTCTAGGATCCATCTTTCCACGTGAGTCTGGCCTGGTGCGTTGGAGACTTGATGGAACAGATGAAGGAGTGCCTTCAGGGGATGCAGGTACTGGGACATCTTGTTTCTCTCCATCCTAATTCCCAACACTGACATCACTGACTGTTCATTTTTTGCTAATTAACAGTCAGTTCTAAATCCAAAGGTTTCCTGTTGTTCCGCAGTCCATATATTAGCAGTCTATCACAGCCATATCACTGTCAGCGTACATGTTAGCCGATTACATAGTGCAGtacaaaatgacaaatatgAGTGAGGTCATTTTTAAGGTGTCTCTATCACATAGTTTGTCCATCAGAGAGCACcgacaaatatatttattagctgtaaaatgtaacGCTCCATATATCATAATTCTTAAATGTATCCTATCAAAAATGTGTGTTAGccaatagagaggcaaagtcccgccccttctggtggaccaccatgggaccttagttcggaaaaaatatgaacggtagtcaactcTATATACTGTTAACTGATTTGTCAAGCTCTTAACTAACGGTCAGGCTTAAGTAGTTCCTTGTTTTTGGACCAATGGGCTTACACATTGATGGAGAACCACCCTCCCACTCTACTGATTAGTGTAAGACAATATAGGTGTGCAAGCTACTGCTGACAATGACCCCGATGAAGACCCACGTCGGTCACAACGCGTTGgtcatttaaaataattattgcCATGCGTAAATTAACgctcctgaccatttttacagTCGTTTCCACTTCACCTTATagtatcttgaataggtaaaccagacATGTCGAAGAGATATACATTTGATAATTCACAAGTTagttttatgcatgtgttattgaaaatACATAagtactttataaatgagaccaaataaatacatttagttggagttaacaggctcttgtttttttcctctcatcagaaaaaaaaataatcatacagcaatctattgtttttttgtattgtgtTGAACACTTCTGACCATTCTGACAGCAGCTGAGATAATGTCGGGTATAGAGGAGTTACAGGAGTTTGGACTGAATGACTTGCACATAATTTACCAGCTGATTACTACTCAtatgtctctgttttttttttactgttagagTCTGATTGATAACCACGAAGAAGGACCATTTCTACTGAGGTTGGACTGCGTGGAGCTGCGCTGCAGGACGGGAAACAAGACTTTCCGCTTCACTCTGGAGGCCTAAAATATGACACATGTATACCCCAACCAGTCACCCTTTACAGCGGAAAATGAGCTAGAAACGTACGCATTTAGTGGAGCAGTGACGATATGTTGTAGGGCTGTCCGAGACCAAAGAAGTTcatagtcgactaacactcatagtGTTTTGACGACGATTTTGTCACGTAAAACAgattttctccacaaagaataacacaaatgcaccactttaaatcatgtgtttaccagagattggctcttagaaataagtcattcagcagagaaaaacgttaaaaatgactaatcaagtaaagaaatcttagtcatcTAAGACCAAACCAACCGATCGGTCAACTAATCCCCTAAGGAGGAGGCAGCCCTAACATGTTGTATTCTTTTAAGAACTGCTAACGGATACGTGGCATGTTCCTACAAAGACAATCAACGCTCAATGGACCAAAATaatgtaaagaaaaacaatttattgtattttaatactgtatgtaaataaagTTGCTACTGGTTTTATACTTATTTTTGCATGACTAATGCTACGAGAAGTGATCAGGGTTCAGAACGGTTGATGTGTCACCCGAACAAGCTTTTCGAGAATGATGACGCATGTGTGAGAAGCTGAACCACATATGAAAGGCTGACATGCAGACGCCTCAATGAAAGGAAGTTGTGGACTCAGTATTGAAACCTCAGAGTTTTTCCCAATATGCAGTCATTTACCTCACTGACATGAACAGAGAGGAGGGAATTAGTCATCACTTAAAgatgacctattatgctcattttcaggtgcatacttgtattttgggtttctattagaacatgtttacatgctttaatgttcaaaaaacactttacatttctcataccggctgtgttgCAGCTCCTCTTTTCACTCTCGGTCTaaaaggagcagtgtttctgtgggggagagtaactccttttggcgtgaacaaaaaaactataactctaaaggaaaagggaaaaagcacaagtCCTCTTTGATAAACTTGAAATTACTGTTCTATTAATTTAATCTTAACGGAACAGTGTAACATTtgcaggggatctattagcagaaactatgttttcattagtgtataatc
The nucleotide sequence above comes from Sebastes fasciatus isolate fSebFas1 chromosome 4, fSebFas1.pri, whole genome shotgun sequence. Encoded proteins:
- the usb1 gene encoding U6 snRNA phosphodiesterase 1; the protein is MLVGYSSSEEESEAAAGTDGNKSSSRKCEEEEDVNRGSPARKKRSMEEQAPKARLPLPGCLLDMFPDEVSSETEDNSLHDGRVRSFKHERGNWATYVYFPYHPEEEFGELLEELLSLAGAHGAILTPQEEFHLSVSQTVVLRHHWIQPFTRSLKAGLVLRKRFACSAGRLRVYCNAEKTRTFLGMEVCTGHAQLLDLVQAVDRTMTEFHLDTFYQDPSFHVSLAWCVGDLMEQMKECLQGMQSLIDNHEEGPFLLRLDCVELRCRTGNKTFRFTLEA